In a single window of the Vitis vinifera cultivar Pinot Noir 40024 chromosome 6, ASM3070453v1 genome:
- the LOC100241532 gene encoding protein SMAX1-LIKE 6, producing the protein MPTPVSIARQCLTDEAARALDDAVGVARRRSHAQTTSLHAISALLAFPSSTLRDACARARSSAYSPRLQFRALELSVGVSLDRLPSSKALEEPPVSNSLMAAIKRSQASQRRHPENFHLQQQNQTASFLRVELKHFILSILDDPIVSRVFGEAGFRSCDIKIAMIQPPLSPVSRFPRTRCPPIFLCNLTDSDPARRTFSFPFAGVSGSGDGDENSRRIGEVLTRKTGKNPLLIGVCSSDALRCFADCVERRKGDVLPAEIAGLNLICIEKEISEFVGRGGSEDKLGLKLKELGHMAEQYSGPGIAVNFGELKALVGDDAPGEAASFVVSKLTSLLKAHPNLWLMGSSGSYETYLKFLTQFPSIEEDWDLHLLPITSSRSSVEGFCSRSSLMGSFVPFAGFFSTPTDFKNPLNSTNQSITLCHLCNEKCEQEVSAILKGGSTISLADRYSGTLPSWLLMAEPDTNKGADAVKAKDDGRALNDKVLGVQKKWYDICQRLHHAPPYPKSIFQPVPQVSGAECYGFIPDRRETSSKDSSPSESGSANLSPSTTMNLQKISPSKIQIPLPVVSESESVNFQSKLAGSVSKSKQVETRSSPWFSPCPLPNLSLAPDRTSSSCITSVTTDLGLGTLYASNSQETKRLNLQGHKERMNYFSGSVSAEFDVVSVNNSSQIGQSPSCSVPDLGGQMDARDFKSLWRALASKVGWQDEAICAISQTVSSCRTGNARRHGSNLKGDIWLSFLGPDKVGKKRIAAALAEIMFRSSKSLVSVDLGYQHGSNQSNSIFDQHELNSCGIEFRGKTITDYIAGELRKKPQLVVFLENIDKADLLVQTSLSQAIRTGKFPDSHGREISINHMIFVTTATSKKGNRNLVSGKEPVEFSEERILGAKSWQMKILIGCVTGEASRSNGMNVLVTPREGTSNPKSTSKRKFIDTGSFAEQDKYLEMSKRACKASNSYLDLNLPVEELEEDVDSANCDSDSLSESSEAWLEEFLDQMDEKVTFKPFNFDAVAQKLLKEISLNFQKIIGSDIQLEIDSEVMVQILAAAWLSEKGGAVDDWVEQVLSKSFTEARQRYRLTAQSLVKLVPCEGLSVEEQAPGVCLPARIILN; encoded by the exons ATGCCGACGCCGGTCAGCATAGCCAGGCAATGCTTGACCGACGAGGCGGCGCGTGCTCTGGACGATGCCGTGGGAGTTGCGCGACGCCGTAGCCATGCGCAGACTACGTCCCTACACGCTATCTCGGCGCTCCTTGCCTTTCCCTCATCGACTCTCCGGGATGCCTGCGCACGTGCCCGCAGCTCAGCCTACTCGCCTCGACTGCAGTTCCGGGCGCTGGAGCTCTCCGTCGGGGTTTCGCTGGATCGTTTGCCATCCTCCAAGGCGTTGGAGGAGCCTCCGGTTTCCAACTCTCTCATGGCTGCTATCAAGCGGTCGCAGGCCAGTCAGAGGAGGCACCCGGAGAATTTCCACCTCCAGCAGCAGAATCAGACGGCGTCGTTTTTGCGGGTCGAGCTCAAGCATTTCATACTATCTATTCTTGATGACCCAATTGTGAGTAGGGTTTTTGGGGAAGCGGGGTTTCGGAGCTGTGATATCAAGATAGCGATGATTCAGCCGCCCCTGTCTCCGGTCTCTCGGTTCCCCCGGACCCGGTGCCCGCCGATTTTTCTCTGCAATTTGACGGATTCGGACCCGGCTCGCCGGACTTTCAGTTTTCCGTTTGCGGGTGTCTCCGGGTCTGGCGACGGGGACGAGAATTCTAGGAGAATTGGGGAGGTTCTGACTCGGAAAACCGGGAAAAACCCGTTGCTTATTGGAGTTTGTTCGAGTGATGCGCTCCGGTGTTTTGCGGACTGTGTAGAGAGGAGGAAAGGGGATGTATTGCCAGCTGAAATTGCTGGGTTGAATTTGATTTGCATAGAAAAGGAGATTTCTGAGTTTGTTGGGAGAGGAGGGAGTGAAGACAAGCTGGGGCTGAAGTTGAAGGAGTTGGGTCATATGGCTGAGCAATACTCAGGGCCTGGGATCGCTGTAAATTTTGGTGAATTGAAGGCTTTGGTTGGTGATGATGCTCCGGGTGAGGCTGCGAGCTTTGTTGTTTCCAAATTGACTAGTTTGTTGAAGGCCCATCCTAATTTGTGGTTGATGGGATCATCTGGGAGCTATGAGACATATTTGAAGTTTTTAACTCAGTTTCCTTCCATTGAGGAAGATTGGGATTTGCATCTGTTGCCCATCACTTCTTCTAGATCTTCAGTTGAAGGTTTCTGCTCACGGTCCAG CTTGATGGGGTCCTTTGTTCCATTTGCTGGGTTCTTTTCCACACCGACTGATTTCAAAAATCCATTAAACAGCACAAATCAGTCTATAACTCTTTGTCACCTGTGCAATGAAAAGTGTGAGCAAGAAGTTTCAGCCATTCTGAAGGGAGGATCCACTATCTCACTTGCTGATCGGTACTCAGGAACCTTACCTTCTTGGTTACTGATGGCAGAACCTGATACAAACAAAGGAGCAGATGCAGTAAAG GCCAAAGATGATGGTAGAGCATTGAATGATAAAGTTTTGGGGGTTCAAAAGAAATGGTACGATATCTGTCAGCGTCTTCATCATGCTCCACCATATCCTAAATCCATTTTCCAGCCTGTCCCACAAGTTTCAGGTGCTGAGTGCTATGGATTTATTCCAGATAGGAGGGAAACCAGCAGTAAAGATTCGTCTCCGAGTGAAAGTGGATCTGCAAATCTAAGTCCTTCCACTACCATGAACTTGCAAAAAATTTCTCCATCAAAGATACAGATACCATTACCAGTGGTTTCTGAATCTGAGAGTGTCAATTTCCAGTCTAAGCTGGCTGGAAGTGTTTCAAAGAGCAAGCAAGTTGAAACAAGAAGCAGCCCCTGGTTTTCTCCTTGCCCTCTGCCAAATTTGAGCTTGGCCCCTGACCGCACATCATCTTCATGCATTACCTCAGTGACCACAGATTTGGGATTGGGAACACTCTATGCATCTAATAGTCAGGAGACAAAGAGACTTAACTTACAAGGTCACAAAGAACGTATGAATTACTTCTCAGGTTCTGTTTCTGCTGAATTTGATGTGGTTAGCGTAAATAATTCAAGCCAAATTGGTCAATCTCCTTCCTGCTCTGTTCCTGATTTAGGAGGACAAATGGATGCAAGAGATTTCAAGTCACTTTGGAGAGCTCTTGCCAGTAAGGTTGGCTGGCAAGATGAAGCCATTTGTGCAATAAGTCAAACTGTGTCTAGCTGCCGTACTGGAAATGCAAGGCGTCATGGCTCAAATCTCAAAGGAGATATTTGGCTCAGTTTCCTTGGACCTGACAAAGTGGGGAAGAAACGTATTGCAGCAGCACTTGCTGAAATAATGTTTAGAAGCAGCAAAAGTTTAGTCTCTGTGGATTTGGGTTACCAACATGGAAGTAATCAATCAAATTCTATCTTTGATCAGCATGAATTGAATAGCTGTGGTATAGAGTTTAGGGGGAAGACCATCACTGATTATATTGCTGGGGAGTTGAGGAAGAAACCGCAGTTGGTTGTCTTCCTTGAAAACATAGATAAGGCAGATCTGCTTGTTCAGACCAGCTTGTCCCAGGCTATTAGGACAGGTAAATTTCCAGACTCACATGGGAGAGAGATCAGCATCAACCATATGATCTTTGTGACAACAGCAACCTCTAAGAAAGGCAATAGAAATTTGGTTTCTGGGAAGGAGCCTGTTGAATTTTCTGAGGAAAGAATACTAGGAGCCAAAAGCTGgcagatgaaaattttaattggatGTGTTACTGGGGAGGCCAGCAGAAGCAATGGCATGAACGTGTTGGTCACTCCAAGAGAAGGAACCTCCAATCCAAAGTCTACAAGTAAAAGGAAGTTTATCGACACTGGCAGCTTTGCTGAGCAGGACAAATACTTGGAAATGTCGAAACGTGCATGCAAAGCTTCTAATTCCTACCTGGACTTGAATCTGCCTGTAGAGGAGTTGGAAGAAGATGTTGATTCGGCAAATTGTGACAGTGATTCCCTCTCTGAAAGCTCAGAAGCTTGGTTGGAAGAGTTCTTAGATCAAATGGATGAAAAAGTGACTTTCAAGCCCTTCAATTTTGATGCAGTTGCTCAGAAGCTACTGAAGGAAATAAGCCTGAACTTCCAAAAGATTATCGGATCTGACATTCAGTTGGAGATTGACAGCGAAGTTATGGTGCAAATACTTGCAGCTGCTTGGTTGTCAGAGAAAGGGGGAGCAGTGGATGATTGGGTTGAACAGGTTCTCAGCAAGAGCTTCACTGAAGCCCGGCAAAGGTACCGTCTTACTGCTCAGTCTCTTGTGAAACTAGTCCCTTGTGAAGGCCTTTCCGTGGAAGAGCAAGCTCCTGGAGTTTGCCTTCCTGCAAGAATTATTCTAAACTGA
- the LOC100265670 gene encoding zinc finger CCCH domain-containing protein 66 isoform X2, with amino-acid sequence MCSGSKRKLCPTMEGEVQKQEAFCCNFSLLLELSAANDLIGFRTAVEEEGRDVDEASFWYGRRNGSKKMGFEERTPLMIAAMFGSKEVLNYILATNRVDVNRACGSDGATALHCAVAGASASLPEVVKLLLDASADANCVDARGNRPGDLIAPILSLTFNSRKKAVEVMLKGSSSIGEACVLSDQTVDDMEEQQQQEISVQRVYGTPEKKEYPVDLSLPDIKNGIYGTDEFRMYTFKVKPCSRAYSHDWTECPFVHPGENARRRDPRKYHYSCVPCPEFRKGSCRQGDACEYAHGIFECWLHPAQYRTRLCKDETGCTRRVCFFAHKPEELRPLYASTGSAVPSPRSFSVGASSLDMSPISPLALGSSSVLMPPTSTPPMTPSGVSSPMGGTMWQNQPNIIPPNLQLSGSRLKSSLSARDMDLDVLGLESHRRRQQQLMDEMAGLSSPSSWNSGLNTSAAFAASSGDLIGELNRLGGMKPTNLEDIFGSLDPTILPQLQGLSMDAAAPQLQSPTGIQMRQNINQQLRSSYPASLSSSPVRGSASFGMDPSGSATAAVLNSRAAAFAKRSQSFIERSAANRHSGFSSSASSAAVVPSPLSDWGSPDGKLDWGIQGEELNKLRKSASFGFRSNGSSYAAQAASVPAAADEPDVSWVQSLVKEAPSARPGQFGYEEQHQYHLNSGGSEILPPWVEQLCVEQEQMVA; translated from the coding sequence ATGTGCAGTGGTTCCAAGAGGAAACTCTGTCCCACCATGGAGGGTGAAGTTCAGAAACAGGAGGCGTTTTGCTgtaatttttctcttttgctGGAATTATCTGCTGCCAATGATCTGATTGGCTTTAGAACTGCTGTTGAAGAAGAGGGCCGTGATGTTGATGAGGCCAGCTTTTGGTATGGGAGGAGAAATGGGTCTAAGAAGATGGGGTTTGAAGAGAGGACACCCCTCATGATCGCTGCCATGTTCGGAAGCAAGGAAGTTTTGAATTATATCCTTGCAACCAACCGTGTTGATGTTAACAGAGCTTGTGGTTCGGACGGTGCCACTGCTCTTCACTGTGCTGTTGCAGGTGCCTCAGCTTCCCTGCCTGAGGTTGTGAAGCTCTTGCTTGATGCTTCTGCAGATGCTAATTGTGTTGATGCTAGGGGGAACCGGCCCGGAGATCTTATTGCTCCTATCCTTAGCTTGACCTTCAATTCAAGGAAGAAGGCTGTGGAGGTCATGCTGAAGGGTAGTAGTAGTATTGGGGAAGCATGTGTATTGTCTGATCAAACGGTGGATGACATGGAAGAGCAGCAACAGCAAGAGATTTCAGTTCAACGGGTTTATGGGACTCCTGAGAAGAAAGAGTATCCTGTTGATCTCTCTCTTCCAGACATTAAAAATGGTATATATGGGACAGATGAGTTCAGAATGTACACATTCAAGGTAAAGCCTTGCTCAAGGGCTTACTCTCACGATTGGACAGAGTGTCCGTTTGTACACCCAGGGGAAAACGCGAGGAGGCGTGATCCACGGAAATATCATTACAGCTGTGTTCCCTGCCCAGAGTTCCGAAAGGGGAGCTGCCGGCAGGGGGATGCCTGTGAGTATGCTCATGGAATTTTTGAGTGCTGGCTTCATCCAGCCCAGTATCGGACCCGTCTCTGCAAAGATGAGACTGGGTGCACTAGAAGGGTTTGTTTCTTTGCTCACAAGCCTGAAGAGCTTCGCCCGTTGTATGCTTCCACAGGTTCAGCAGTGCCATCTCCCAGATCATTCTCAGTGGGAGCTTCTTCTTTGGACATGTCTCCAATTAGCCCGCTTGCCCTTGGTTCTTCGTCTGTCTTGATGCCTCCTACTTCAACACCACCTATGACACCCTCCGGAGTGTCTTCTCCTATGGGTGGAACCATGTGGCAGAACCAGCCTAACATCATACCTCCTAACCTGCAGCTTTCTGGTAGCAGGTTGAAATCTTCATTAAGTGCTAGGGAcatggatttggatgttcttgGGCTAGAAAGTCATCGTCGCCGGCAGCAGCAGTTGATGGATGAAATGGCTGGACTTTCTTCCCCATCCAGCTGGAACAGTGGCCTGAACACTTCTGCAGCTTTTGCGGCCTCCTCTGGAGATCTAATTGGAGAATTAAATAGGCTTGGAGGAATGAAGCCGACTAACCTTGAAGATATTTTTGGATCTCTCGATCCTACAATTTTGCCTCAATTACAGGGACTTTCAATGGATGCTGCAGCACCCCAGCTGCAGTCTCCCACTGGAATACAGATGCGCCAGAACATTAATCAGCAGCTCCGCTCGAGCTACCCTGCGAGCCTCTCATCTTCACCTGTCAGAGGGTCAGCATCATTTGGGATGGACCCATCTGGCTCTGCGACAGCAGCAGTTTTGAATTCAAGGGCAGCTGCCTTTGCAAAGCGGAGCCAGAGTTTCATTGAGCGAAGTGCTGCTAACCGTCATTCTGGGTTTTCTTCATCTGCTTCTTCTGCAGCTGTAGTGCCTTCCCCACTTTCTGATTGGGGCTCACCTGATGGCAAATTAGACTGGGGTATTCAGGGAGAGGAGCTGAACAAGCTGAGGAAATCGGCTTCTTTTGGGTTCAGAAGCAATGGCAGCAGTTATGCAGCACAAGCAGCCTCTGTGCCAGCAGCTGCGGATGAGCCAGATGTGTCTTGGGTTCAGTCCCTGGTGAAGGAAGCCCCATCAGCAAGACCTGGGCAATTCGGTTATGAGGAGCAGCATCAATATCATCTCAATAGTGGAGGTTCTGAGATACTCCCACCTTGGGTCGAGCAGTTGTGCGTGGAGCAGGAGCAGATGGTGGCATGA
- the LOC100265670 gene encoding zinc finger CCCH domain-containing protein 66 isoform X1, with translation MEGEVQKQEAFCCNFSLLLELSAANDLIGFRTAVEEEGRDVDEASFWYGRRNGSKKMGFEERTPLMIAAMFGSKEVLNYILATNRVDVNRACGSDGATALHCAVAGASASLPEVVKLLLDASADANCVDARGNRPGDLIAPILSLTFNSRKKAVEVMLKGSSSIGEACVLSDQTVDDMEEQQQQEISVQRVYGTPEKKEYPVDLSLPDIKNGIYGTDEFRMYTFKVKPCSRAYSHDWTECPFVHPGENARRRDPRKYHYSCVPCPEFRKGSCRQGDACEYAHGIFECWLHPAQYRTRLCKDETGCTRRVCFFAHKPEELRPLYASTGSAVPSPRSFSVGASSLDMSPISPLALGSSSVLMPPTSTPPMTPSGVSSPMGGTMWQNQPNIIPPNLQLSGSRLKSSLSARDMDLDVLGLESHRRRQQQLMDEMAGLSSPSSWNSGLNTSAAFAASSGDLIGELNRLGGMKPTNLEDIFGSLDPTILPQLQGLSMDAAAPQLQSPTGIQMRQNINQQLRSSYPASLSSSPVRGSASFGMDPSGSATAAVLNSRAAAFAKRSQSFIERSAANRHSGFSSSASSAAVVPSPLSDWGSPDGKLDWGIQGEELNKLRKSASFGFRSNGSSYAAQAASVPAAADEPDVSWVQSLVKEAPSARPGQFGYEEQHQYHLNSGGSEILPPWVEQLCVEQEQMVA, from the coding sequence ATGGAGGGTGAAGTTCAGAAACAGGAGGCGTTTTGCTgtaatttttctcttttgctGGAATTATCTGCTGCCAATGATCTGATTGGCTTTAGAACTGCTGTTGAAGAAGAGGGCCGTGATGTTGATGAGGCCAGCTTTTGGTATGGGAGGAGAAATGGGTCTAAGAAGATGGGGTTTGAAGAGAGGACACCCCTCATGATCGCTGCCATGTTCGGAAGCAAGGAAGTTTTGAATTATATCCTTGCAACCAACCGTGTTGATGTTAACAGAGCTTGTGGTTCGGACGGTGCCACTGCTCTTCACTGTGCTGTTGCAGGTGCCTCAGCTTCCCTGCCTGAGGTTGTGAAGCTCTTGCTTGATGCTTCTGCAGATGCTAATTGTGTTGATGCTAGGGGGAACCGGCCCGGAGATCTTATTGCTCCTATCCTTAGCTTGACCTTCAATTCAAGGAAGAAGGCTGTGGAGGTCATGCTGAAGGGTAGTAGTAGTATTGGGGAAGCATGTGTATTGTCTGATCAAACGGTGGATGACATGGAAGAGCAGCAACAGCAAGAGATTTCAGTTCAACGGGTTTATGGGACTCCTGAGAAGAAAGAGTATCCTGTTGATCTCTCTCTTCCAGACATTAAAAATGGTATATATGGGACAGATGAGTTCAGAATGTACACATTCAAGGTAAAGCCTTGCTCAAGGGCTTACTCTCACGATTGGACAGAGTGTCCGTTTGTACACCCAGGGGAAAACGCGAGGAGGCGTGATCCACGGAAATATCATTACAGCTGTGTTCCCTGCCCAGAGTTCCGAAAGGGGAGCTGCCGGCAGGGGGATGCCTGTGAGTATGCTCATGGAATTTTTGAGTGCTGGCTTCATCCAGCCCAGTATCGGACCCGTCTCTGCAAAGATGAGACTGGGTGCACTAGAAGGGTTTGTTTCTTTGCTCACAAGCCTGAAGAGCTTCGCCCGTTGTATGCTTCCACAGGTTCAGCAGTGCCATCTCCCAGATCATTCTCAGTGGGAGCTTCTTCTTTGGACATGTCTCCAATTAGCCCGCTTGCCCTTGGTTCTTCGTCTGTCTTGATGCCTCCTACTTCAACACCACCTATGACACCCTCCGGAGTGTCTTCTCCTATGGGTGGAACCATGTGGCAGAACCAGCCTAACATCATACCTCCTAACCTGCAGCTTTCTGGTAGCAGGTTGAAATCTTCATTAAGTGCTAGGGAcatggatttggatgttcttgGGCTAGAAAGTCATCGTCGCCGGCAGCAGCAGTTGATGGATGAAATGGCTGGACTTTCTTCCCCATCCAGCTGGAACAGTGGCCTGAACACTTCTGCAGCTTTTGCGGCCTCCTCTGGAGATCTAATTGGAGAATTAAATAGGCTTGGAGGAATGAAGCCGACTAACCTTGAAGATATTTTTGGATCTCTCGATCCTACAATTTTGCCTCAATTACAGGGACTTTCAATGGATGCTGCAGCACCCCAGCTGCAGTCTCCCACTGGAATACAGATGCGCCAGAACATTAATCAGCAGCTCCGCTCGAGCTACCCTGCGAGCCTCTCATCTTCACCTGTCAGAGGGTCAGCATCATTTGGGATGGACCCATCTGGCTCTGCGACAGCAGCAGTTTTGAATTCAAGGGCAGCTGCCTTTGCAAAGCGGAGCCAGAGTTTCATTGAGCGAAGTGCTGCTAACCGTCATTCTGGGTTTTCTTCATCTGCTTCTTCTGCAGCTGTAGTGCCTTCCCCACTTTCTGATTGGGGCTCACCTGATGGCAAATTAGACTGGGGTATTCAGGGAGAGGAGCTGAACAAGCTGAGGAAATCGGCTTCTTTTGGGTTCAGAAGCAATGGCAGCAGTTATGCAGCACAAGCAGCCTCTGTGCCAGCAGCTGCGGATGAGCCAGATGTGTCTTGGGTTCAGTCCCTGGTGAAGGAAGCCCCATCAGCAAGACCTGGGCAATTCGGTTATGAGGAGCAGCATCAATATCATCTCAATAGTGGAGGTTCTGAGATACTCCCACCTTGGGTCGAGCAGTTGTGCGTGGAGCAGGAGCAGATGGTGGCATGA
- the LOC104879528 gene encoding uncharacterized protein LOC104879528, which produces MKFLSSSSSSSSSSTASFNANMCNSRNATAGCFASVLRRLLCSGSLPTHPSDHIRDSGLVVFGKDENLKAGEKMEGVATPGIVARLMGLDSMPEINLVCSQIKGNSIVRSRSMNSMDCWPDSEAMQGKHRRVKSSLSFRETPVFFEMENEEYLLLSFGNEGETKKLRQKERKCEMGSGGLRQRTRERCGNKNTRRQRVSEKKDKEDGDARKNVPIGKENTNRRVSDQPSQMVCNNGEVKDFPAQDSFKKPQVSSEDGAKLRDKKKSRSATKKVEPECSSENSSPVSVLDFGECINDPELPIPEENLKSTDSSSRRKLSPELENYEHPSSENASSSIGDDGEAKKIEGKCTGSRKTACHGQKYLGMWVEICRLAGGEMMESSWLYNEIKKHEDFEDLGADFGLHILDGLLQELVDHLCELPMKIFL; this is translated from the exons ATGAAGTTCTTATCGtcttcctcctcttcctcctcttcttccaCTGCCTCTTTCAATGCAAATATGTGCAATTCAAGGAATGCCACTGCCGGGTGCTTTGCCAGCGTCTTGCGGCGGCTTCTTTGCTCTGGTAGTCTCCCTACACACCCTTCTGATCACATTAGAGATTCTGGCTTAGTAGTGTTTGGTAAGGACGAAAATTTGAAGGCTGGGGAGAAGATGGAGGGTGTAGCCACGCCCGGGATAGTAGCAAGGCTAATGGGGTTGGATTCGATGCCAGAGATCAACTTGGTTTGCAGTCAGATAAAAGGCAATTCAATTGTGCGAAGCAGATCCATGAATTCTATGGATTGCTGGCCAGACTCTGAGGCAATGCAGGGAAAGCATCGTCGGGTCAAGTCCTCATTGTCGTTTCGAGAGACACCAGTGTTCTTTGAGATGGAAAATGAGGAGTACTTGTTGCTCAGCTTCGGGAATGAAGGTGAAACCAAGAAATTGAGACAGAAAGAGAGGAAATGCGAGATGGGTTCTGGAGGATTGAGGCAGAGAACCAGAGAGAGATGTGGAAACAAGAACACTAGAAGACAGCGTGTGTCTGAGAAGAAGGATAAGGAAGATGGCGATGCTAGAAAGAATGTCCCAATTGGGAAGGAGAATACCAACAGGAGGGTCTCTGATCAGCCTTCTCAGATGGTATGCAACAATGGCGAAGTTAAAGACTTTCCTGCACAAGATTCCTTCAAAAAACCAcaagtttcctcagaggatggAGCAAAGCTAAGGGACAAAAAGAAGAGTCGTTCTGCAACTAAGAAAGTAGAGCCTGAGTGCAGTTCCGAAAATTCAAGCCCAGTCTCTGTTCTTGATTTTGGTGAATGTATTAATGATCCAGAACTTCCTATACCAG AAGAAAATCTCAAGTCTACtgattcaagttcaagaaggaAACTATCACCTGAACTGGAAAATTACGAGCACCCATCTTCAGAAAACGCCAGTAGTTCAATTGGTGATGATGGGGAAGCAAAGAAAATTGAAGGGAAATGCACTGGATCAAGGAAGACAGCTTGCCATGGCCAGAAATACTTGGGCATGTGGGTTGAAATCTGCAGGTTGGCTGGGGGAGAGATGATGGAATCCAGCTGGTTATACAATGAAATAAAGAAGCATGAAGATTTTGAAGATCTTGGTGCAGATTTCGGATTACACATCCTGGATGGATTGTTACAAGAACTAGTAGATCACCTTTGTGAACTTCCCATgaaaatttttttgtaa
- the LOC100251798 gene encoding omega-3 fatty acid desaturase, chloroplastic, whose translation MSYVFRDFIVIFGLAIAAIYLDRWVVWPLYWAAQGTMFWALFVLGHDCGHGSFSDNPMLNSMVGHLLHSTILVPYNGWRISHRTHHQNQGHVENDESWVPFPEKLYRSLDAKTRTLRFTLPFPMFAYPLYLWYRSPGKEGSHFNPYSDMFPISERKAVLTSTVCWSIMVALLLVLSFVAGPVQVLKLYGVPYWVFIMWLDFVTYLQHHGYEQKLPWYRGKEWSYLRGGLTTVDRDYGWFNSIQHNTGTHVIHHLFPQIPHYHLIEATEAAKPVLGKYYREPKKSGPIPAHLVKTLIKSMKEDHYVSDTGDILYYQTDPELYPSSHYKSN comes from the exons ATGAGTTATGTTTTCAGGGATTTCATTGTGATTTTTGGACTGGCTATAGCAGCTATATACTTGGACAGATGGGTGGTTTGGCCACTCTACTGGGCTGCCCAGGGAACAATGTTCTGGGCCCTGTTTGTTCTTGGACATGACTG tggACATGGAAGCTTTTCTGATAACCCTATGCTGAATAGTATGGTGGGGCACCTCTTACATTCAACAATCCTTGTTCCCTACAATGGATG GAGAATCAGCCACAGAACTCACCATCAGAACCAAGGTCATgttgaaaatgatgaatcaTGGGTTCCA TTCCCTGAGAAATTATACCGGAGCTTGGATGCTAAAACCCGAACTCTAAGATTCACATTGCCTTTCCCCATGTTTGCATATCCTCTCTACTTG TGGTATAGAAGCCCTGGAAAGGAAGGCTCCCACTTCAATCCTTACAGTGATATGTTCCCAATCAGTGAAAGAAAGGCCGTGCTCACTTCAACTGTATGCTGGTCTATAATGGTTGCTCTGCTTCTTGTTCTATCCTTTGTTGCCGGTCCTGTCCAAGTGCTTAAGCTCTATGGTGTCCCCTATTGG GTTTTCATCATGTGGTTGGACTTTGTCACTTATCTGCAGCACCATGGCTATGAGCAAAAACTTCCCTGGTACCGTGGCAAG GAATGGAGCTATTTGAGGGGAGGGCTAACGACGGTTGATCGTGACTATGGATGGTTTAATAGCATCCAACATAACACTGGCACGCATGTTATACACCATCTCTTCCCCCAAATCCCACACTATCACTTAATAGAAGCG ACAGAGGCTGCAAAGCCAGTGCTTGGAAAATACTACAGAGAACCTAAAAAATCTGGGCCCATTCCAGCTCACTTGGTCAAGACTCTAATCAAAAGCATGAAGGAAGACCACTATGTTAGTGATACTGGAGACATTTTGTACTATCAGACTGATCCTGAGCTGTATCCATCCTCTCATTACAAGTCCAACTGA